A stretch of Mastomys coucha isolate ucsf_1 unplaced genomic scaffold, UCSF_Mcou_1 pScaffold1, whole genome shotgun sequence DNA encodes these proteins:
- the Rd3 gene encoding protein RD3 isoform X1, whose translation MSLIPWLRWNDTPPRLSARSPAEMVLDTLMMELAGQMREVERQQRERRSAVRKICTGVDYSWLASTPRPTYDISPGERLQLEDVCAKIHPSYCGPAILRFRQLLAEREPEVQEVARLFRSVLQEALEKMKQEEEAHRLTRQWSLRPRGSLSSFKTRARIAPFASDIRTISEDVERDAPPPPRTWSMPEFRAPQVD comes from the exons ATGTCCCTCATCCCGTGGCTCCGGTGGAACGACACCCCTCCCCGGCTCTCGGCCCGGAGCCCAGCCGAGATGGTGCTGGACACACTCATGATGGAGCTGGCTGGGCAGATGAGAGAGGTGGAGCGGCAACAGAGGGAGCGTCGCAGTGCCGTCAGGAAGATCTGCACAGGTGTGGACTACAGCTGGCTGGCGAGCACCCCCAGGCCCACCTATGACATCAGCCCCGGTGAGCGGCTGCAGCTGGAGGATGTATGTGCTAAGATCCACCCATCCTACTGTGGGCCTGCCATCCTCAG GTTCCGACAGCTGCTGGCCGAACGAGAGCCCGAGGTGCAGGAGGTGGCGCGGCTGTTCCGCTCCGTGTTGCAGGAGGCCCTGGAGAagatgaagcaggaggaggaggcccATAGGCTGACCCGTCAGTGGAGCTTGAGGCCCCGCGGCAGCCTGTCCTCCTTCAAGACCCGCGCTCGCATCGCGCCCTTTGCCAGTGACATCCGGACCATCTCGGAGGATGTGGAGCGTGACGCGCCACCCCCGCCGCGTACCTGGAGCATGCCGGAGTTCAGGGCGCCCCAGGTCGACTGA
- the Rd3 gene encoding protein RD3 isoform X2 has protein sequence MSLIPWLRWNDTPPRLSARSPAEMVLDTLMMELAGQMREVERQQRERRSAVRKICTGVDYSWLASTPRPTYDISPGSDSCWPNESPRCRRWRGCSAPCCRRPWRR, from the exons ATGTCCCTCATCCCGTGGCTCCGGTGGAACGACACCCCTCCCCGGCTCTCGGCCCGGAGCCCAGCCGAGATGGTGCTGGACACACTCATGATGGAGCTGGCTGGGCAGATGAGAGAGGTGGAGCGGCAACAGAGGGAGCGTCGCAGTGCCGTCAGGAAGATCTGCACAGGTGTGGACTACAGCTGGCTGGCGAGCACCCCCAGGCCCACCTATGACATCAGCCCCG GTTCCGACAGCTGCTGGCCGAACGAGAGCCCGAGGTGCAGGAGGTGGCGCGGCTGTTCCGCTCCGTGTTGCAGGAGGCCCTGGAGAagatga